In one Lolium rigidum isolate FL_2022 chromosome 3, APGP_CSIRO_Lrig_0.1, whole genome shotgun sequence genomic region, the following are encoded:
- the LOC124699978 gene encoding ADP-ribosylation factor-like protein 2, giving the protein MGLLSIIRKIKRKEKEMRILMVGLDNSGKTTIVLKINGEDTSVISPTLGFNIKTIKYHKYSLNIWDVGGQKTIRSYWRNYFEQTDGLVWVVDSSDIRRLDDCRAELHNLLKEERLVGASLLVFANKQDIQGARQPAEIAKILNLDAMDRSRHWRIVGCSAYTGEGLLDGFDWLVQDVASRIYVLD; this is encoded by the exons ATGGGGCTACTCAGCATCATCCGGAAGATCAAGCGCAAGGAGAAGGAGATGCGCATTCTCATGGT GGGGCTGGACAACTCAGGGAAGACAACGATCGTGCTCAAGATCAATGGGGAGGACACGAGCGTCATCAGCCCCACCCTCGGCTTCAACATCAAGACCATCAAGTACCACAA GTACTCCTTGAACATTTGGGATGTTGGGGGACAGAAGACTATCAGGTCTTATTGGAGGAATTACTTTGAGCAGACTGATGGACTAGTTTGGGTAGTTGATAGTTCAGATATCCGAAGGCTTGATGATTGCCGTGCTGAACTCCACAATCTCTTAAAGGAAGAG AGACTAGTCGGAGCTTCATTGCTGGTGTTTGCAAACAAGCAAGACATTCAAGGTGCTCGTCAACCCGCAGAAATTGCTAAG ATCCTGAATTTGGACGCCATGGACAGAAGCAGACACTGGCGGATCGTAGGCTGCAGTGCCTACACCGGAGAGGGGCTCCTTGACGGTTTCGACTGGCTGGTTCAGGACGTTGCTTCTCGGATCTACGTTCTGGACTGA